A single Struthio camelus isolate bStrCam1 chromosome 6, bStrCam1.hap1, whole genome shotgun sequence DNA region contains:
- the GMPPA gene encoding mannose-1-phosphate guanyltransferase alpha codes for MLKAVILIGGPQKGTRFRPLSFEVPKPLFPVAGVPMVQHHIEACAKVPGMKEILLMGFYQPHEALSRFLVSAQQEFKIPIRYLQEYAALGTGGGIYHFRDQILSGGPEAFFVLNADVCSEFPLQEMLDFRQQHGNMHSFVILGTTANRTQALNYGCIVANTDTHEVLHYVEKPSTFVSEIINCGIYLFTPAIFQHIGDVFQRNQQELVLEEGSNGWQRAEVIRLEQDVFTALAGSGKLYVYKTDGFWSQIKSAGSAIYASRLYLNQYSQCHPERLAQNKPGGPIIRGNVYIHPTASIDSTAVLGPNVSIGKGVTVGAGVRVRESIVLHGASLHDHTCVLNTIVGWDSTIGRWARVEGTPSDPNPNDPYAKIDSETLFRDGRLTPSITILGCSVTIPAEVVILNSIVLPHKELSRSYKNQIIL; via the exons ATGCTGAAGGCGGTGATCCTCATCGGCGGCCCCCAGAAGG GGACCCGGTTCCGGCCGCTGTCCTTCGAGGTGCCCAAGCCGCTCTTCCCGGTGGCCGGCGTGCCCATGGTGCAGCACCACATCGAGGCCTGCGCCAAG GTGCCCGGCATGAAGGAGATCCTGCTGATGGGCTTCTACCAGCCCCACGAGGCCCTCAGCCGCTTCCTGGTGTCGGCACAGCAGGAGTTCAAGATCCCCATCAG GTATCTCCAGGAGTATGCAGCACTGGGCACGGGTGGTGGCATCTATCACTTTCGGGACCAGATCCTGTCAGGTGGTCCTGAGGCCTTCTTTGTCCTCAACGCAGATGTGTGCTCCGAGTTCCCCTTGCAGGAGATGCTGGACTTCCGGCAGCAGCACGGCAACATGCACAGCTTTGTCATTTTGGGCACTACG GCCAACAGGACGCAGGCCCTGAACTATGGCTGCATTGTGGCTAACACGGACACGCACGAG GTCCTGCACTATGTCGAGAAGCCCAGCACGTTTGTCAGTGAGATTATTAACTGTGGTATCTACCTGTTCACACCTGCAATCTTCCAGCACATCGGCGATGTCTTCCAGAGGAACCAGCAGGAGCTAGTGCT AGAGGAGGGCTCCAATGGCTGGCAGCGTGCAGAAGTGATCCGGCTCGAGCAGGACGTTTTCACAGCACTGGCTGGGAGTGGCAAACTTTACGTCTACAAAACTGATGGCTTCTGGAGCCAGATCAAATCAGCTGG cTCTGCCATCTATGCCAGCCGCCTTTACCTGAACCAGTACAGCCAGTGCCACCCAGAAAGGCTGGCCCAGAACAAACCTGGAGGCCCTATCATCCGAG GAAACGTGTACATTCACCCAACAGCCTCTATCGACAGCACTGCAGTG CTGGGCCCCAACGTCTCTATTGGGAAGGGGGTGACAGTGGGAGCTGGCGTGCGTGTGCGTGAGTCCATTGTCCTGCATGGGGCCTCACTGCAT GATCACACCTGCGTCCTCAATACCATTGTGGGCTGGGACAGCACCATTGGGCGCTGGGCCCGGGTCGAGGGAACACCTAGCGACCCCAACCCCAATGATCCCTATGCTAAGATTGACAGCGAGACCCTCTTCCGGGATGGACGGCTCACACCTTCCATCACAATCCTGG gctgcagtgtCACCATCCCTGCTGAGGTGGTCATCCTCAATTCCATCGTCCTTCCCCACAAGGAGCTGAGCCGCAGCTACAAGAACCAGATTATCCTGTGA